One segment of Clavelina lepadiformis chromosome 2, kaClaLepa1.1, whole genome shotgun sequence DNA contains the following:
- the LOC143446777 gene encoding beta-hexosaminidase-like encodes MKKMHSEIQPLQMIHIGGDEVARWNNDLQEYFMGQVSKICADLELEMGIWEEGAMGWVILVQEPCLYFDHYQDPDLEERAVHGTVLDDREVFSCHPGNLAANDVADPRRSAPLTKPENIVGMQTELWTVIIRDVTIAHSQLFPRLIAFAERAWHKSKWEQESDCYTAKLMRNRDWDEFSNAVGYRELARLRKRGIRYILTPPSMK; translated from the exons ATGAAGAAGATGCATTCAGAAATCCAACCTCTACAAATGATCCACATCGGAGGCGATGAGGTCGCTCGATg GAACAACGACCTGCAAGAGTATTTCATGGGACAAGTTTCAAAAATCTGTGCAGATCTGGAACTGGAGATGGGAATATGGGAAGAAGGGGCAATGGGGTGG GTGATCCTTGTCCAGGAACCCTGCCTCTACTTTGACCACTACCAGGACCCGGACCTCGAAGAACGGGCAGTCCATGGAACGGTTCTTGACGACAGAGAGGTTTTCAGCTGTCATCCGGGCAACCTGGCCGCCAATGACGTTGCCG atccgAGGCGAAGCGCCCCTCTGACCAAACCCGAAAATATCGTCGGTATGCAAACAGAGCTGTGGACTGTAATCAttcgtgacgtcacaatagctCATTCTCAGCTGTTTCCACGCTTGATTGCGTTTGCTGAGAGAGCATGGCATAAG TCAAAATGGGAGCAAGAAAGCGACTGCTACACGGCCAAGCTGATGCGAAATAGAGATTGGGACGAATTTTCAAACGCAGTGGGCTACAGGGAACTGGCAAGACTTCGAAAGCGTGGAATTCGATACATACTGACGCCGCCCAGCatgaaataa
- the LOC143447142 gene encoding uncharacterized protein LOC143447142 has translation MTTEQSELYMWEDESSTNLHQMREYVLQSMSRAQLTVLIPRRTVKVPHTKSKKLQQLQAKPRDPNASPSLLMIAPPSDCRYFNLMKGEPPGIRSLDVGRQRQYRGYRSAEQVVGSIRTTPCEIVPPGLQPATQAWTLDRQTPINGTAPIPGPSYFQQLSTIAALAWSDSSQATEKLRQIYEHTSLLSRDQFSAMTQYASPYMTSSNVLSDIQKSQDYSRLSQNDSILYKQVEPEKYWEMPSIYCACAVCKMTKRTKSNMTSQRRNAVKLMTSNVNNRVPALKSDNHATRQPVMTNQVVAQLKRMRSPEITSLCQQPPSKMYRQENYSVPKLGSRDQVSGKGALFSYLKAKAKVPERSCCKVEPNIFFPPALQINTSSINRNDLMMTPSFDNPCLVSSQIVNANGGFFNGFTNFLQPKILNALE, from the exons ATGACTACGGAACAAAGCGAGCTGTACATGTGGGAGGATGAGAGCTCCACTAATCTTCATCAGATGAGGGAATACGTCCTCCAATCGATGTCACGCGCCCAGTTGACCGTTCTTATCCCAAGGAGGACagtcaaag ttCCCCACACAAAGTCAAAAAAACTTCAACAGCTACAAGCGAAACCACGTGATCCGAACGCCAGCCCTTCGCTGCTCATGATAGCGCCACCAAGTGACTGCAGATATTTTAATTTGATGAAGGGGGAACCACCTGGAATACGTTCACTGGACGTCGGGCGCCAAAGACAATACCGCGGCTATCGGTCCGCGGAACAAGTGGTGGGTTCCATTCGGACCACACCCTGCGAAATAGTCCCACCGGGCTTACAACCCGCAACCCAGGCGTGGACGTTGGACAGACAGACGCCCATAAACGGGACCGCCCCAATACCGGGACCGAGTTATTTTCAGCAGCTTTCAACCATCGCGGCCCTAGCCTGGTCGGACAGTTCGCAAGCGACTGAAAAACTTCGGCAGATTTACGAGCACACCTCCCTTTTAAGCAGGGATCAATTTTCTGCAATGACGCAATACGCGTCTCcgtatatgacgtcatcaaacgTATTGTCAGACATCCAGAAATCTCAAGATTATTCGAGATTGTCACAAAATGACTCGATCCTGTATAAACAAGTGGAACCGGAAAAATATTGGGAAATGCCATCCATTTACTGCGCATGCGCCGTgtgcaaaatgacaaaacgGACCAAATCAAATATGACATCGCAAAGACGAAACGCGGTGAAATTAATGACGTCAAACGTCAACAATCGCGTTCCCGCGCTAAAATCGGACAACCACGCGACCCGGCAACCGGTAATGACCAATCAGGTCGTTGCACAGCTGAAGAGGATGCGGTCACCGGAAATTACGTCACTGTGTCAACAACCCCCCTCGAAAATGTACAGACAGGAAAACTACTCTGTACCTAAACTTGGATCACGTGATCAGGTATCTGGCAAGGGTGCGCTCTTTTCCTATTTGAAGGCAAAGGCAAAAGTTCCCGAACGATCGTGCTGTAAAGTCGAACCCAATATTTTCTTTCCCCCTGCGCTGCAAATAAACACGTCATCGATCAATCGAAATGATCTCATGATGACGCCATCGTTTGACAATCCGTGTTTAGTCAGTTCGCAGATTGTGAATGCAAATGGTGGATTTTTTAACGGTTtcacaaactttttgcagCCGAAAATACTCAACGCCCTCGaataa